In Bacillus sp. S3, the sequence GAAGACCGCATGTCGCTTATACGCTTTGCCGGCCAATTTAAAGCGACCTCTTATGTATTCGCACCAAAGGACGACCCGTATCACAGGGAAAAATGGGCGGAAGTTTACCCGCCTGAAAAATTAGCGGAAATTAAAGAAATGGCGCAGGTTGGAAATGAAAATAAAACCCGTTTCGTTTGGACGATTTCCCCATTAACAGAGGTAGCCAAAATCTCGCAAACAGGCGGCGACCCGATGCTTGAGCTTGAGGAAAATACCGATAAGATGCTTGCCAAGTTTGAACAATTATATGCTGTCGGTGTACGGCAATTTGGTGTGTTGGGCGACGATGTCGGCAGCCTGCCGCATGATTATGTTGTTGCCTTAATGCATTCAGTTTCGGAATGGGCAATAGCAAAAGGCGATGTCTATGATACCTTGTACTGTCCGGCAAGCTACAATTCCGACTGGGCTTGGATTCCTGCCGAGTTGAATGCCTATGAAAAAGGATTCGATCAAAACATCCAAATCTTCTGGACTGGGTCAACGACTTGCGGGCCGATTGTCCAGTCAACCATCGATACATTTAAAACTTTAGAGAATGACGGTGTTGACAGAAGGGATCCATTATTCTGGCTTAACTGGCCAGTAAATGATGTCGATATGTCGCGCGTCTTTTTAGGCAGAGGGGAAATGCTCCAGCCGGGGATTCAACATCTAGCCGGTGTGGTGACAAACCCCATGCAGGAAGCAGAAGCATCAAAGCTGTCTATCTTCGCTGTATGTGATTATGCATGGAACACAGAGGCATTTCATGCGCAAAAAAGCTGGGAAGACAGCATGAAATATTTCGAGCCTGAAGCAGCGGAAGAGTTTTATACTATCGCAAAACATATGTCAGACGCTGACCCGAATGGTCTTAAACTGTCCGAGAGTGAAGAGATTAAGCCTTTGCTAGACTCCATCACATCTAAAGTAAATAATGGTGAATCGTTAAAAGACGCGGCTCCCAAAGCCATGGCCGAACTGCAAAAAATCGCCGATGCCGCAGATGGATTTTTGGCAAAAACCAAAAATGAAAAGTTAAAAAATGAGCTCGCACCCTTTGTCCAGTCATTACGTGATCTGGTTCTGGCGGATATTGAGTATATTAAAACGATTCTCGCTGTTGAAGCAGACAACAAAGCAGGCTCAAGGGATCATTTTGAAAAAGCAACGGCATTACGCCAGCAAAGCTTAAACTATGATCGCCCGCTCTTAGAAGGCACGATGAAAACAATGCCCGCAAAGAAAAGACTGCAGCCATTTACAGCTAACCTGGAGGAAAAGATTTTACCAATGGTCGCACAATAATAAATCGGTCCAAAAAGGGGCTAGGCCACCGCTGGATAAAAGCAGCGGAGACCTAGCCCCTTACTTGTTAATTCTGAAG encodes:
- a CDS encoding beta-N-acetylglucosaminidase domain-containing protein; translated protein: MTNTTVSETTAAAASAEEKAQIEYEIYPIPHQVTYHEGSLKFDMAIQVIYDDTIDSVTRKKLETVLKQNGCPAPSEGTTPADDKINILVGTIGSNGPVDTYAAKEVNADGMDFSKIDAYQLDIQKNVITILGKDTDASFYGVLSLHAILSQAADKVVRNVTIQDYANTKIRGFIEGYYGIPWSNEDRMSLIRFAGQFKATSYVFAPKDDPYHREKWAEVYPPEKLAEIKEMAQVGNENKTRFVWTISPLTEVAKISQTGGDPMLELEENTDKMLAKFEQLYAVGVRQFGVLGDDVGSLPHDYVVALMHSVSEWAIAKGDVYDTLYCPASYNSDWAWIPAELNAYEKGFDQNIQIFWTGSTTCGPIVQSTIDTFKTLENDGVDRRDPLFWLNWPVNDVDMSRVFLGRGEMLQPGIQHLAGVVTNPMQEAEASKLSIFAVCDYAWNTEAFHAQKSWEDSMKYFEPEAAEEFYTIAKHMSDADPNGLKLSESEEIKPLLDSITSKVNNGESLKDAAPKAMAELQKIADAADGFLAKTKNEKLKNELAPFVQSLRDLVLADIEYIKTILAVEADNKAGSRDHFEKATALRQQSLNYDRPLLEGTMKTMPAKKRLQPFTANLEEKILPMVAQ